The Clostridium septicum genome contains a region encoding:
- a CDS encoding DUF3102 domain-containing protein has product MIEKAIKKINEEMDNNSDPLVKLIGNHLLKQIDINKVAVEKILKEKECIKNFTKYVESNYKDIGIQDYIELATDYFGIDAVQENVINISSNGELSVKRTPGLIAAEINDIKFKTKKMVLYNSIEIGRKLVEAKELLPHGEWGNWLEKEVEYSKSTANNLMKIFKEYGAEQTTLLGDNTKIQAFGSLSYSQAVLLLGIPLERREDFIKDNNVENLSTRELEKIIRELKQEKEEIIKEKKRALEKVNDLEETNKAFEVAFNSGAEERNRLETKIEKLEEEINQLVNKQIDATAGSTDSKLQEEVYRLKKEKEEKEVQLQNLQNELYTGNLNLKIYFDQAESIFKTLLKELEKVHVSKDEFERYSSLMESYGESILNKLENNYV; this is encoded by the coding sequence GTGATTGAAAAAGCTATTAAAAAAATAAATGAAGAAATGGACAATAATAGTGATCCTTTAGTAAAGCTAATAGGAAATCATTTATTAAAGCAAATAGATATAAATAAAGTGGCTGTAGAAAAAATATTAAAAGAAAAAGAATGTATTAAAAATTTTACAAAATATGTTGAAAGTAATTATAAAGATATAGGTATCCAGGACTATATAGAATTAGCAACAGATTATTTTGGAATAGATGCAGTACAAGAAAATGTAATAAATATTAGTTCTAATGGTGAATTAAGTGTAAAAAGAACACCAGGACTTATAGCTGCAGAAATAAATGATATAAAGTTTAAAACAAAGAAGATGGTTTTATACAACAGTATAGAAATAGGTAGAAAGTTAGTTGAAGCTAAAGAACTTCTACCACATGGGGAATGGGGTAATTGGTTAGAAAAAGAAGTTGAATACTCAAAAAGTACAGCTAATAATCTAATGAAAATATTCAAGGAATATGGAGCAGAGCAAACAACTTTACTAGGAGATAATACGAAAATCCAAGCGTTTGGAAGTTTGAGTTATAGTCAAGCAGTATTGTTATTGGGAATACCTCTAGAGAGAAGAGAAGATTTTATAAAAGATAACAATGTAGAGAATTTATCTACTAGAGAACTTGAGAAAATCATTAGAGAATTAAAGCAAGAAAAGGAAGAGATTATTAAAGAAAAAAAGAGGGCCTTAGAAAAAGTTAATGATTTAGAAGAAACAAATAAAGCTTTTGAAGTTGCATTTAATTCAGGAGCAGAAGAGAGAAATAGACTAGAAACTAAAATAGAAAAGTTAGAGGAAGAGATAAATCAACTTGTTAATAAGCAAATAGATGCAACTGCCGGTAGTACAGATAGCAAATTACAAGAAGAGGTATATAGATTAAAAAAAGAAAAAGAAGAGAAGGAGGTTCAATTACAAAATCTACAAAATGAATTATATACAGGGAATTTAAATTTGAAGATTTATTTTGATCAAGCAGAAAGTATATTTAAAACTTTATTAAAAGAACTAGAAAAAGTGCATGTTAGTAAAGATGAGTTTGAAAGGTATAGTAGCCTTATGGAAAGTTATGGAGAATCTATATTAAATAAACTTGAAAATAATTATGTATAA
- a CDS encoding helix-turn-helix domain-containing protein, translating to MDIKERIKILRKDILKLTQTDFGNRIGVAKSTIAGYELGTRRPIDRAINSICREFNVSHAWLTEGIGDPFIQSDDDDIIELINKALSNENEFIRNVFKSFAKLDTKHWEALEEFMKISLGIDEKKQENKK from the coding sequence ATGGATATAAAAGAACGAATTAAAATATTGAGAAAAGATATACTCAAATTAACTCAAACCGATTTTGGTAATAGAATAGGTGTCGCTAAAAGTACAATCGCTGGATATGAATTAGGAACTAGGCGACCTATAGATAGAGCTATTAACTCTATTTGTCGTGAATTTAATGTAAGTCACGCCTGGTTAACGGAAGGTATAGGAGATCCATTTATACAATCTGATGATGATGATATAATAGAACTTATAAATAAAGCTTTATCTAACGAAAATGAATTTATTAGAAATGTTTTTAAAAGTTTTGCTAAGTTGGATACTAAACATTGGGAAGCTCTAGAAGAGTTTATGAAAATTTCTCTTGGTATTGATGAAAAAAAACAAGAAAATAAAAAATAA
- a CDS encoding DNA-binding response regulator, with translation MYKNLAKEMYLEGFNSSEISRLLNNKGIKVTKAAIQKYIQRNLKNLKYIHERKVIERREIIKATNYEAKRHMTDKAFIMKNRSIYKTKANGDIVLNKTIAPAVTWDTPRRLSNENKIS, from the coding sequence TTGTATAAAAATTTAGCTAAAGAAATGTATCTAGAGGGATTCAATTCAAGTGAAATAAGCAGACTACTAAATAACAAGGGGATAAAGGTTACTAAAGCCGCAATACAAAAGTATATTCAGAGAAACTTAAAAAATTTAAAATACATCCATGAAAGAAAAGTAATAGAAAGACGAGAAATTATTAAGGCTACAAATTATGAAGCTAAAAGGCATATGACAGATAAAGCTTTTATAATGAAGAATAGATCTATTTATAAAACAAAAGCAAATGGAGATATAGTTCTTAATAAAACTATTGCACCAGCAGTGACATGGGATACACCTAGAAGGTTATCAAATGAAAATAAAATAAGCTAA
- a CDS encoding helix-turn-helix domain-containing protein, which yields MKILTWNARVRKDLTLVELAKLTGISKSTLNNIENGKVIPKISQLEAIAKATDTRIIELFESEYK from the coding sequence ATGAAAATTTTGACATGGAATGCAAGAGTAAGAAAAGATCTTACTCTTGTTGAATTAGCTAAATTAACAGGAATAAGTAAAAGTACCTTAAATAATATTGAAAATGGAAAGGTTATTCCTAAAATAAGTCAGCTAGAAGCAATAGCAAAAGCTACTGATACAAGAATTATAGAACTTTTTGAATCAGAATATAAGTAG
- a CDS encoding DUF370 domain-containing protein → MNKLINVGYENTVNMEKVISITNAKSSPTRRMIQRAKEKDLLVDATEGKKTVTAIVMESGHVILSAVRIETLKKRIG, encoded by the coding sequence ATGAATAAATTAATTAATGTTGGATATGAAAATACTGTGAATATGGAAAAAGTAATAAGCATAACTAATGCAAAAAGTTCACCAACAAGGAGAATGATTCAGAGAGCTAAAGAAAAAGATTTATTAGTAGATGCAACAGAAGGAAAAAAAACTGTTACCGCTATAGTTATGGAAAGTGGACATGTTATATTATCAGCAGTAAGAATAGAAACCTTAAAAAAGAGAATAGGTTAA
- a CDS encoding recombinase family protein, producing MIFGYVRVSSKEQNENRQVKALKDFCNELKYENIYIDKESGKDFNREKYQELKKILRKGDTLIVKELDRFGRNKEDVKNELDYYKEKKIRVKILNIPTTLMDFPEGSEWVFEMINNILIEVLGAIAEEERNKIRSRQREGIEIAKKEGKYKGRPKSELPQGFEKLYRQWKDNNITAIQFTKLLGLKSRTTLYKYIKRYEEIKDV from the coding sequence ATGATTTTTGGTTATGTAAGAGTTAGTAGTAAAGAACAGAATGAGAATAGACAAGTTAAAGCCTTAAAAGATTTTTGTAATGAGTTAAAGTATGAAAATATTTATATAGATAAAGAAAGTGGAAAAGATTTTAATAGAGAGAAATATCAGGAATTAAAAAAGATATTAAGAAAAGGTGATACATTAATAGTAAAGGAGCTAGATAGGTTTGGAAGAAATAAAGAGGATGTTAAAAATGAATTAGATTATTATAAAGAAAAAAAGATAAGAGTTAAGATATTAAATATTCCAACTACATTAATGGATTTTCCAGAAGGTAGCGAATGGGTATTTGAGATGATAAATAATATATTGATTGAAGTATTAGGAGCTATAGCTGAAGAAGAAAGAAATAAAATAAGAAGTAGGCAAAGAGAAGGAATAGAAATTGCAAAAAAAGAAGGAAAATATAAGGGAAGGCCTAAATCAGAGTTACCCCAAGGATTCGAAAAGTTATATAGACAATGGAAAGATAATAATATTACAGCAATACAATTTACTAAGCTTTTAGGATTGAAAAGTAGAACAACATTATATAAATATATAAAAAGATATGAAGAGATTAAGGATGTTTAA
- a CDS encoding rolling circle replication-associated protein — protein MFYRQKVYKLIKKMNVKTKESQEVLDISMFPITMFEKKKSRKRKKRESRVVQKNLNDKNAKKYFYRKVQCNFDTSDYIWCISYDKKPKNDEEANRDFENLIRRINNYRKKKGLERTRYMAVKEGGEGTKKRIHYHIIIDGDIDRNTLESFWKKGYSNTRTLRAREDGFKDLTQYMTKEGNSKKRWKCSRGNLVEPQAMINDNRFSRKKMREMLTQHPSREEIEALYPGYTLTDYSIKYNEENGGVYMNILMRRTVKNYLDKRRKRSD, from the coding sequence ATGTTTTATAGACAGAAAGTATATAAGCTTATAAAAAAGATGAATGTAAAAACAAAAGAATCACAAGAAGTATTAGACATAAGCATGTTCCCAATTACCATGTTTGAAAAGAAGAAAAGTAGAAAGAGAAAGAAGAGAGAATCAAGAGTAGTTCAGAAAAATTTAAATGATAAGAATGCAAAAAAATACTTTTATAGAAAAGTTCAATGTAATTTTGATACTAGTGATTACATTTGGTGTATTTCTTATGATAAAAAGCCTAAGAATGATGAAGAGGCGAATAGAGATTTTGAAAATTTAATTAGAAGAATTAATAACTATAGAAAAAAGAAGGGGTTAGAAAGAACAAGATATATGGCAGTTAAAGAGGGTGGAGAAGGAACAAAGAAAAGAATTCATTATCACATAATTATAGATGGAGATATAGACAGAAATACCTTAGAGAGCTTTTGGAAGAAAGGATATTCTAATACAAGAACTCTTCGAGCTAGAGAAGATGGATTTAAGGATTTAACACAATATATGACTAAAGAGGGTAATTCAAAGAAACGTTGGAAATGTTCTAGGGGTAACTTAGTAGAACCACAAGCAATGATAAATGATAACAGATTTAGTAGAAAGAAAATGAGAGAAATGCTAACACAACATCCTAGTAGAGAAGAAATAGAAGCATTATATCCAGGATATACTCTTACAGATTATTCAATAAAATACAATGAAGAAAATGGAGGAGTGTATATGAATATACTCATGAGAAGAACTGTAAAAAATTATTTAGATAAAAGGAGGAAAAGAAGTGATTGA
- a CDS encoding HNH endonuclease signature motif containing protein has protein sequence MEVSKSKIHRWSEEEKKYLAEITPGKHYSEILELMNKKFKNTFTISQIKGAIGRYKLNTGFTGKFEKGNIPKNKGTKGLTGANKTSFKKGNRPVNYRAIGSERINVDGYLEVKVADPNKWRLKHRVIWEQYNGKIPKGYNVLFGDSNKLNLDINNLILVSKKQLLVMNKNKLIQDNFYLTKTGSIIAKLIIMVGEKK, from the coding sequence ATGGAAGTAAGTAAATCGAAAATTCATAGATGGAGTGAAGAAGAAAAGAAGTACTTAGCAGAAATAACACCAGGAAAACATTATTCAGAAATACTAGAGCTAATGAATAAAAAATTTAAAAATACATTTACAATATCACAAATTAAAGGAGCTATAGGAAGATATAAATTAAATACTGGATTTACAGGTAAATTTGAAAAGGGTAATATACCTAAGAATAAAGGTACAAAGGGATTAACAGGAGCAAATAAGACATCATTTAAAAAAGGAAATAGACCAGTAAATTATAGGGCAATAGGAAGTGAAAGGATTAATGTTGATGGTTATTTAGAAGTTAAAGTAGCAGATCCAAACAAATGGAGGTTAAAGCATAGAGTTATTTGGGAACAATATAATGGAAAGATCCCTAAGGGTTACAATGTTTTATTTGGAGATAGTAACAAGTTAAATTTAGACATTAACAATTTAATATTAGTATCTAAAAAGCAGCTTTTGGTTATGAATAAAAATAAACTTATTCAAGATAATTTTTACTTAACTAAAACAGGATCTATAATAGCGAAGTTAATCATTATGGTAGGCGAGAAGAAATGA
- a CDS encoding tyrosine-type recombinase/integrase, which produces MSKRNWEKGTAQPIPNSKYTRFKETLREHSEVNSERNIMLFILARATGYRMQDLVCLTIKDIKLALKAGEFNIQEQKQYKQWVSNLKNYPNRKKPEKRKAEIGPKLERYLMNYVKNKKDSDFAFESKKGNRNEFITQKSYSLILSEVGKKIGLKNISGHSPRKTYATKIYEESNFNVEKVRVALGHKSIEETKRYLGLKEAMKSDAARIADEGI; this is translated from the coding sequence ATGAGTAAAAGAAATTGGGAAAAAGGAACAGCTCAACCTATTCCAAATAGTAAATATACAAGATTTAAAGAAACATTACGAGAACATAGCGAAGTTAATTCAGAAAGAAACATAATGCTATTTATATTAGCTAGAGCAACTGGCTATAGAATGCAGGATCTTGTTTGCTTAACTATAAAAGATATTAAACTAGCATTAAAAGCAGGTGAATTTAATATCCAGGAACAAAAGCAATATAAACAATGGGTTAGTAATTTAAAAAACTATCCTAATAGAAAGAAGCCTGAAAAGAGAAAAGCGGAAATAGGGCCTAAACTTGAAAGATATTTAATGAATTATGTTAAGAACAAGAAAGATTCAGATTTCGCTTTTGAATCTAAAAAAGGTAATAGAAATGAATTTATAACTCAAAAATCTTATTCATTAATACTTAGTGAAGTAGGAAAGAAGATAGGATTGAAAAATATAAGTGGACATAGTCCAAGAAAGACATATGCAACTAAGATATATGAAGAGAGCAATTTTAATGTGGAAAAAGTAAGAGTGGCATTAGGTCATAAGAGTATAGAAGAAACTAAAAGATATTTAGGATTAAAAGAAGCTATGAAATCAGATGCAGCAAGAATAGCTGATGAAGGAATTTAA